The following are from one region of the Actinoplanes sp. L3-i22 genome:
- a CDS encoding transporter substrate-binding domain-containing protein, producing the protein MSEPVDGTAAGPVSPAPPPSPPAAPRGLKGDFTAGIPPQLRRVWKLRKRTLEDIAARDIAVQEAVDEGRLPLPAEPETLPGPEVLPDRPDRFNLAALRLAGLGLALVLAIGLTLVRLLVGGPPSIADLRAQAGVDGWPVLDVGVKDDQYGTAYYDPKTKIWAGFDIDIAYMIAEDLGFRRDQVRFYGMESEDRARMQATDPDGKRVPVKMVIASYSITPKRIAEGVHFSQPYLYTEQSVMTLAGHKPVASLDDFAGQKVCSLSTATSLTAPKEAGAIVVSKNRVRECFALLDDGDVDAVSTDAAILAGWKAKFPKKYDHWDLGLDATEAWGVNVGDNPALQKLVDLTLYRSYADPRDDRWEKAYEANLQVEAAENGNTPIAVAEQPRATRPDVRELPWEDQLP; encoded by the coding sequence ATGAGTGAGCCTGTGGACGGAACCGCTGCCGGGCCGGTTTCTCCTGCGCCGCCCCCTTCTCCGCCGGCCGCTCCGCGGGGGCTGAAGGGCGACTTCACCGCCGGGATCCCGCCGCAGCTGCGCCGGGTGTGGAAGCTGCGCAAGCGGACCCTGGAGGACATCGCCGCGCGGGACATCGCCGTGCAGGAGGCGGTGGACGAGGGGCGGCTGCCGCTGCCCGCCGAGCCGGAGACGCTGCCCGGGCCGGAGGTGCTGCCGGACCGGCCGGACCGGTTCAACCTGGCGGCGCTGCGGCTGGCCGGGCTCGGGCTGGCGCTGGTGCTGGCGATCGGGCTGACCCTGGTGCGGCTGCTGGTGGGTGGGCCGCCGTCGATCGCCGACCTGCGCGCGCAGGCCGGGGTGGACGGGTGGCCGGTGCTGGACGTCGGGGTGAAGGACGATCAGTACGGGACGGCGTACTACGACCCGAAGACGAAGATCTGGGCCGGGTTCGACATCGACATCGCGTACATGATCGCGGAGGATCTCGGGTTCCGGCGGGATCAGGTGCGGTTCTACGGGATGGAGTCGGAGGACCGGGCGCGGATGCAGGCGACCGATCCGGACGGCAAACGGGTGCCGGTCAAGATGGTGATAGCCAGCTACAGCATCACGCCGAAACGCATCGCCGAGGGCGTGCACTTCTCCCAGCCCTACCTCTACACCGAGCAGTCGGTGATGACGCTCGCCGGGCACAAGCCGGTCGCCTCCCTCGACGACTTCGCGGGTCAGAAGGTCTGCAGCCTCTCCACCGCGACCAGTCTCACCGCGCCCAAGGAGGCGGGCGCGATCGTGGTCTCGAAGAACCGGGTCCGCGAGTGCTTCGCGCTTCTCGACGACGGTGACGTCGACGCGGTCTCCACCGACGCGGCGATTCTGGCGGGATGGAAGGCGAAATTCCCGAAAAAATATGACCACTGGGACCTCGGCCTGGATGCGACCGAGGCGTGGGGCGTCAATGTCGGCGACAATCCGGCTTTGCAGAAATTGGTCGACCTCACTCTGTATCGGTCCTATGCCGACCCGCGCGACGACCGCTGGGAAAAGGCCTACGAGGCGAACCTGCAGGTCGAGGCGGCGGAGAACGGGAACACCCCGATAGCGGTCGCCGAACAGCCCCGGGCGACCCGGCCGGACGTGCGTGAGCTGCCGTGGGAGGACCAGTTGCCATGA
- the treZ gene encoding malto-oligosyltrehalose trehalohydrolase, with the protein MTTFEVWAPEKSPTLRLGDREHEMEPGDGGWWHLDVPSAGPGTDYAYVLADVDNPVPDPRSAWQPQGVHGPSRVYDQAAFAWTDQAWSGRQVPGSVLYELHIGTFTPAGTFDAAIERLDHLVDLGVDLVELLPVNAFNGVYNWGYDGVCWFAPHEAYGGPDGLKRFVDAAHAKGLGVVLDVVYNHFGPSGAYAPMFAPYLSAGANTWGSSLNLDGPESGEVRRYIADSVLMWLRDYHVDGLRLDAVHALHDEGAVHLLEQLAVEVESLSTALRRPLSLIAESDLNDPKLITPREGGGYGLHAQWDDDVHHALHTLLTGERQGYYEDFGSLDVLRTVLEGAFFHAGTWSSFRGRRHGRPVDRQRTAGHRFVAFLQNHDQIGNRAVGDRLTASLSPGLLRVGATLLLTSPFTPMLFMGEEWAATSPWQFFTSHPEPELAAAVQTGRRREFSRHGWAEADVPDPQDPATFERSKLDWSELGKPGHAEMFALYRKLIRLRREVPDLTDPWLSQVEVWHGDQFVVIRRGRHAVAANLAGTPQTVSLRAVPSAVLLATAEGVVLERDRVLLPPESAVVVRTSR; encoded by the coding sequence ATGACCACTTTCGAAGTCTGGGCGCCGGAGAAGTCGCCCACGTTGCGCCTGGGGGACCGGGAGCACGAGATGGAGCCGGGTGATGGCGGCTGGTGGCACCTCGACGTGCCCTCCGCCGGCCCCGGCACCGACTACGCCTATGTGCTGGCGGACGTCGACAACCCGGTGCCGGATCCCCGGTCGGCCTGGCAGCCGCAGGGCGTGCACGGGCCCAGCCGGGTCTACGACCAGGCCGCGTTCGCCTGGACCGATCAGGCGTGGAGTGGGCGGCAGGTGCCCGGCTCGGTGCTCTACGAGCTGCACATCGGGACGTTCACCCCGGCCGGCACGTTCGACGCCGCGATCGAGCGCCTCGACCACCTCGTCGACCTCGGTGTCGACCTGGTCGAGCTGCTGCCGGTCAACGCGTTCAACGGCGTCTACAACTGGGGTTACGACGGGGTCTGCTGGTTCGCCCCGCACGAGGCGTACGGGGGGCCCGACGGCCTCAAGCGCTTCGTCGACGCGGCCCACGCCAAGGGCCTCGGCGTGGTGCTGGACGTGGTCTACAACCACTTCGGCCCGTCCGGGGCGTACGCGCCGATGTTCGCCCCCTACCTGAGCGCCGGCGCCAACACCTGGGGTAGCTCGCTCAACCTGGACGGTCCCGAGTCCGGCGAGGTGCGCCGCTACATCGCCGACAGCGTGCTGATGTGGCTGCGCGACTACCACGTCGACGGGCTCCGGCTGGACGCCGTGCACGCGCTGCACGACGAGGGCGCGGTGCACCTGCTGGAACAGCTCGCGGTCGAGGTCGAGTCGCTCTCCACCGCGCTGCGGCGGCCGCTGTCGCTGATCGCCGAGTCGGACCTGAACGATCCGAAGCTGATCACCCCGCGCGAGGGCGGTGGCTACGGCCTGCACGCCCAGTGGGACGACGACGTGCACCACGCCCTGCACACGCTGCTCACCGGGGAGCGGCAGGGCTACTACGAGGACTTCGGCTCGCTCGACGTGCTGCGGACGGTGCTGGAGGGCGCGTTCTTCCACGCCGGCACCTGGTCGTCGTTCCGCGGGCGCCGGCACGGCCGGCCGGTCGACCGGCAGCGCACCGCCGGCCACCGGTTCGTCGCGTTCCTGCAGAACCATGACCAGATCGGCAACCGGGCGGTCGGCGACCGGCTCACCGCCAGCCTGTCGCCCGGCCTGCTCCGGGTCGGCGCGACGCTGCTGCTCACCTCGCCGTTCACGCCGATGCTGTTCATGGGCGAGGAGTGGGCGGCCACCAGCCCGTGGCAGTTCTTCACCAGCCACCCCGAGCCGGAGCTGGCCGCGGCGGTGCAGACCGGCCGCCGGCGCGAGTTCTCCCGGCACGGCTGGGCCGAGGCCGACGTGCCCGACCCGCAGGACCCGGCCACCTTCGAGCGCTCCAAGCTGGACTGGTCGGAGCTGGGCAAGCCGGGGCACGCGGAGATGTTCGCGCTGTACCGGAAGCTGATCCGGCTGCGCCGCGAGGTGCCCGACCTGACCGATCCGTGGCTGTCCCAGGTCGAGGTCTGGCACGGCGACCAGTTCGTGGTCATCCGGCGGGGGCGGCACGCGGTCGCCGCCAACCTGGCCGGGACGCCGCAGACGGTGAGCCTGCGGGCGGTGCCGTCGGCGGTGCTGCTGGCCACGGCGGAGGGCGTCGTGCTCGAACGGGACCGGGTGCTGCTGCCGCCGGAGAGCGCGGTCGTGGTGCGGACCTCCCGCTGA
- the yidD gene encoding membrane protein insertion efficiency factor YidD, with amino-acid sequence MVALLGHRSTERPAKRAVTAAIRGYRKVSPRLPTRCRYRPTCSAYALEAINRYGLGKGLRLTAGRLVRCGPRVPLGTGDPVP; translated from the coding sequence GTGGTCGCGCTGCTCGGGCATCGCTCGACCGAGCGACCCGCGAAACGGGCGGTGACCGCGGCGATCCGGGGGTACCGCAAGGTCTCGCCCCGGCTGCCGACGCGGTGCCGCTACCGGCCGACATGCAGCGCTTACGCGCTGGAGGCGATCAACCGGTACGGGCTCGGCAAGGGGCTGCGGCTGACCGCGGGGCGTCTCGTCCGGTGTGGTCCGCGGGTGCCGCTCGGGACCGGGGATCCCGTGCCGTGA